In a single window of the Litorilituus sediminis genome:
- a CDS encoding RluA family pseudouridine synthase — MTPYLDIIYQDDDIVVINKASGILTVPGRLPEHRDCVETRVQRVLPSATIVHRLDMATSGILIMALNKAAHVRISQQFEKRKTQKRYIARVFGLVQQQAGSIDLPLICDWPNRPKQKVDHENGKKALTHYKVLSQNNTSSLVELSPVTGRSHQLRVHMLSLGHPIQGDKLYATGEALNSSPRLQLHAQELSLYHPVSNAALHFVAPCPFD; from the coding sequence ATGACGCCTTATCTTGATATCATCTATCAGGATGATGATATTGTCGTGATAAATAAAGCCAGTGGCATTTTAACCGTGCCAGGGCGCTTACCTGAGCATAGAGATTGTGTAGAAACACGTGTGCAACGAGTTTTACCTAGCGCGACTATTGTGCACAGATTAGATATGGCCACCTCGGGCATTTTGATCATGGCACTAAATAAAGCTGCTCATGTGCGCATTAGCCAACAATTTGAAAAAAGAAAAACACAAAAGCGTTACATTGCACGGGTGTTTGGCTTGGTACAACAGCAAGCAGGCAGTATTGACCTGCCGCTTATTTGTGACTGGCCAAATAGGCCAAAACAAAAAGTAGACCATGAAAACGGCAAAAAAGCGTTAACTCACTACAAAGTACTGAGCCAAAATAACACTAGCAGCTTAGTTGAGCTTTCCCCTGTGACTGGCCGCTCTCATCAGCTTAGAGTGCACATGCTCTCCCTTGGCCACCCCATTCAAGGGGATAAACTTTATGCCACAGGTGAAGCGCTAAATAGTAGCCCTAGACTACAACTACATGCGCAAGAGCTATCCCTTTATCACCCTGTTAGCAATGCTGCTTTGCACTTTGTCGCTCCCTGCCCGTTTGACTAG
- a CDS encoding HD-GYP domain-containing protein: protein MTANADSTIKKIPLSQLKPGMYVLSVISKDKTVTVKTEGYIRSKENINKLKKAGITHLTVDPSKEKQAEKIDKILPDINTSLKDKAKNNKAKGVSLDQEMKKANKLYDDAKSLQHKILTSLGEQKTIDISEAKASTDAIVESIFCNQDALSCMTRLRIKDEYLVEHSLNVSILMTIFAKHLGFERSLIEDLALGAFLHDIGKVLIPPEVLHKPGKLTEQEYQVIKTHVNLGIDVLKESPELPEIALEIVRQHHERLDGKGYPNQIAADDISQYGRMIAIVDSYDAMTAERVYKAGMHPIKAFKILMKESPNSYDNNLVEQFVNCLGIYPIGTLVKLTSGKLGLISQLNKSKPLQPFIRVFYNTRLNQAIAMEELDLSQAKYKDQIDCCISPDEFNINLLRFFKAAFIN, encoded by the coding sequence ATGACAGCTAATGCCGATTCCACCATAAAAAAAATCCCATTAAGCCAACTAAAACCTGGCATGTATGTGTTATCTGTGATCAGTAAAGACAAAACAGTCACAGTTAAAACTGAAGGCTATATACGCTCAAAAGAGAATATAAATAAACTCAAAAAAGCCGGAATAACCCACCTAACAGTCGACCCTAGCAAGGAAAAGCAAGCAGAAAAAATAGATAAAATACTACCTGATATTAATACCTCGCTAAAAGACAAAGCTAAAAACAACAAAGCCAAGGGGGTATCACTAGATCAAGAAATGAAAAAGGCCAACAAGCTTTATGATGATGCCAAAAGCCTACAGCACAAAATTTTAACGAGTTTAGGTGAACAAAAAACCATTGATATCTCTGAGGCGAAAGCATCAACCGATGCCATAGTCGAATCAATATTTTGCAATCAAGATGCATTAAGCTGCATGACAAGGCTAAGAATTAAAGACGAATATTTAGTCGAACATTCGCTGAATGTTTCTATCTTAATGACCATTTTTGCTAAACATCTAGGCTTTGAGCGCAGTTTAATTGAAGACTTAGCGCTTGGTGCATTTTTACATGATATTGGCAAAGTACTTATTCCGCCTGAAGTACTACATAAACCGGGCAAGTTAACCGAACAAGAATACCAAGTCATTAAGACTCACGTTAATTTAGGTATAGATGTCTTAAAAGAAAGCCCTGAGTTACCAGAGATAGCACTAGAAATTGTCAGGCAACATCACGAGCGACTCGATGGCAAAGGTTACCCCAATCAAATAGCTGCTGATGACATTAGCCAATATGGTCGCATGATTGCCATTGTTGATAGCTATGATGCTATGACAGCGGAAAGAGTGTACAAAGCAGGCATGCACCCTATCAAAGCTTTTAAAATATTAATGAAAGAATCACCAAACAGCTATGATAATAACTTAGTAGAGCAGTTTGTAAATTGCTTAGGCATATACCCTATAGGTACCTTAGTAAAACTCACCAGTGGTAAATTAGGACTTATTAGCCAACTCAATAAAAGCAAACCATTACAGCCATTTATACGTGTGTTTTATAACACGCGTCTTAATCAAGCTATCGCCATGGAAGAGCTTGATTTAAGCCAAGCGAAATACAAAGATCAGATCGATTGCTGTATTAGCCCCGATGAATTCAATATTAACTTATTACGCTTTTTTAAAGCAGCGTTTATCAATTAA
- the pdxA gene encoding 4-hydroxythreonine-4-phosphate dehydrogenase PdxA, giving the protein MTKRIAITPGEPAGIGPDLVITIAQQAWPVEMVVVASKSLMLARAKQLSLPLKLIDYDATKPAQAQAAGSITILDVELAEPCVAGELNSNNGAYVVETLRVASDKNISGEFDAVVTGPVHKGLINKAGIAFSGHTEYFAHQANCSDVVMMLATEGLRVALVTTHIPLAYVSKAITFERLQKVTRILHKDLKDKFAIESPKIFACGINPHAGEGGHLGREEIEVMEPAFAELRAEGIDIVGPLPADTIFQEKYLEQADAILTMYHDQGLPVLKYKGFGASVNITLGLPFIRTSVDHGTALELAGSNQADSGSFMEAIKNAIKLANNS; this is encoded by the coding sequence ATGACTAAGCGCATTGCTATTACCCCCGGCGAACCTGCTGGCATAGGCCCAGATCTCGTCATAACCATTGCTCAGCAAGCTTGGCCTGTTGAAATGGTCGTCGTTGCCTCAAAATCACTGATGTTAGCAAGAGCCAAGCAATTATCTCTGCCCCTTAAGCTAATTGATTACGATGCAACTAAACCTGCACAAGCACAAGCAGCAGGCAGTATTACCATCTTAGACGTTGAACTTGCTGAGCCATGTGTTGCAGGTGAACTGAACAGCAATAATGGTGCGTATGTCGTCGAAACATTAAGAGTTGCCAGCGATAAAAATATCTCAGGTGAGTTTGATGCCGTTGTTACAGGACCTGTACATAAAGGTTTGATCAATAAAGCTGGCATTGCATTTAGCGGACACACAGAATACTTTGCTCATCAAGCAAACTGTAGTGATGTTGTTATGATGTTAGCGACTGAAGGCTTACGTGTTGCTTTAGTCACAACCCATATACCGCTTGCTTATGTATCAAAAGCGATCACCTTTGAGCGCCTACAAAAAGTCACTCGCATTCTCCATAAAGACTTAAAAGATAAGTTTGCCATTGAGTCACCGAAAATCTTTGCATGTGGTATTAATCCTCATGCAGGTGAAGGTGGGCACTTAGGCCGAGAAGAAATTGAAGTAATGGAGCCCGCATTTGCTGAACTCAGAGCTGAGGGCATAGATATTGTTGGTCCGCTACCAGCTGATACTATTTTTCAGGAAAAATACCTTGAACAGGCCGATGCCATATTAACAATGTACCATGATCAAGGCTTGCCGGTATTAAAATACAAAGGTTTTGGCGCTTCGGTTAATATCACCCTAGGTCTACCTTTTATCAGAACCTCTGTGGATCACGGTACCGCGCTCGAGCTGGCAGGCAGTAATCAAGCTGATTCAGGTAGCTTTATGGAAGCGATAAAAAACGCCATTAAATTAGCCAACAATAGTTAA
- the surA gene encoding peptidylprolyl isomerase SurA, whose protein sequence is MKNSVKILALVSSLIVGTLTPAHADEALVDRVAAIVNGGVVLESEVAGLLASIKQQAKQNNQSLPSDSALRTQVMDKLINDSLLIQMGERMGIQVSDAQLDQTIARMAQDNKLSIEQFRQNIIADGTNYEVYRESIRTELIAGEVRRNSVGRRVFVSPQEIDNLLSLMKEQTNNDVEYNLGHILIEFPADPTQQDMEDAKTRANKVIELLNNGSNFAKIAIASSGDANALKGGELGWKNINEMPTLFADLIDGKAKDTVVGPIRTGLGYSIVKVLDIRGRQVVEVEEVRASHILIEPSIILSDDKAKELLQGLLEQVEAGEADFSELAKEHSDGPTAIRGGDLGWADPKSYDPAFRDALASMKVGEYHKPFRSSFGWHIIQLNDRRMIDATSQMNEKRAYQILHSRKFGIESARWMKETRDEAYIEIFEQDEK, encoded by the coding sequence ATGAAAAACTCAGTTAAAATTTTAGCCTTAGTCAGTTCACTTATTGTTGGCACATTGACACCCGCTCATGCTGATGAAGCGCTCGTTGATCGCGTTGCTGCCATAGTCAACGGTGGCGTTGTCCTTGAGTCAGAAGTTGCTGGCTTACTGGCAAGTATCAAGCAACAGGCAAAGCAAAATAACCAAAGCTTACCTTCTGATTCTGCGCTAAGAACACAAGTTATGGATAAACTCATCAATGATAGTTTATTAATTCAAATGGGCGAACGTATGGGTATACAAGTTAGCGACGCGCAACTTGATCAAACCATTGCCCGTATGGCACAAGACAATAAATTATCAATAGAACAATTTCGCCAGAATATTATTGCCGATGGTACTAACTATGAAGTATATCGTGAAAGTATTCGTACCGAATTAATCGCAGGTGAAGTGCGTCGCAACAGTGTTGGTCGTCGGGTATTTGTTTCTCCGCAAGAAATCGATAATCTACTTTCGTTAATGAAAGAACAAACCAATAACGACGTAGAATATAACTTAGGCCATATCTTAATTGAGTTTCCAGCAGACCCTACGCAACAAGATATGGAAGATGCCAAAACTCGCGCCAATAAAGTAATTGAGCTATTAAATAATGGCTCAAACTTTGCCAAAATTGCCATTGCTTCTTCTGGTGATGCCAATGCCCTTAAAGGGGGTGAGTTAGGTTGGAAAAATATTAACGAGATGCCAACCCTGTTTGCCGATTTAATTGATGGCAAAGCCAAAGATACCGTAGTAGGACCAATTCGTACCGGCCTAGGTTACAGTATTGTCAAAGTACTGGATATTCGCGGTAGACAAGTAGTAGAAGTAGAAGAAGTCAGAGCAAGCCACATTCTTATCGAACCTTCAATAATTTTAAGCGATGATAAAGCAAAAGAGTTACTACAAGGCTTATTAGAGCAAGTTGAAGCTGGTGAAGCTGACTTTTCAGAATTAGCTAAAGAACATTCTGATGGCCCTACCGCTATTCGCGGTGGTGATTTAGGTTGGGCTGACCCCAAAAGCTATGATCCTGCCTTTAGAGATGCCTTAGCAAGCATGAAAGTGGGTGAATATCATAAGCCATTTCGCTCTTCATTTGGCTGGCATATTATTCAATTAAACGACAGACGTATGATAGATGCCACTTCACAAATGAATGAGAAGCGAGCGTACCAAATTTTACACAGCCGAAAGTTCGGTATTGAAAGTGCACGCTGGATGAAAGAAACCCGTGACGAAGCGTATATTGAAATTTTTGAACAGGATGAAAAGTAA
- a CDS encoding symmetrical bis(5'-nucleosyl)-tetraphosphatase: MAYYIVGDIQGCFSELSALLAQVNFDRQQDTLYFAGDLVARGPDSLATLRFVKSLGARGKVVLGNHDLHLLSVYAGIKKVKAADKLDELLAADDINELMTWLAQQPLIQKLPTSDNEHAYLSHAGLSPQWQIKEALTQANLAQQKLQSPQRDYWLKQMYGEQPNNWSDAHNDIEKFRYTINSLTRMRYCFADGSLEFLQKSAPSTLINQSNPSQLTPWFNLTKLPDDHYWLFGHWASLMGKTHKANMLALDTGCVWGNYLTMLRWHDKKVFIETAHKK, encoded by the coding sequence GTGGCATATTATATTGTTGGTGATATTCAAGGCTGTTTTTCAGAGCTAAGTGCATTATTAGCGCAAGTGAATTTTGATCGCCAACAAGATACCCTTTACTTTGCTGGCGATCTTGTCGCTCGCGGCCCTGACTCACTTGCAACACTCAGGTTTGTTAAAAGTTTAGGCGCTCGCGGCAAAGTAGTGCTAGGTAATCATGATCTACATCTACTTTCCGTTTATGCTGGTATTAAAAAAGTAAAAGCAGCAGACAAACTTGATGAGTTACTCGCAGCTGATGACATCAATGAACTGATGACATGGCTCGCCCAACAACCACTTATTCAAAAATTGCCGACCTCAGATAATGAGCATGCCTATTTAAGCCATGCTGGTTTATCTCCTCAGTGGCAAATTAAAGAAGCCCTAACACAAGCAAATTTAGCTCAGCAAAAGTTACAATCACCACAAAGAGACTATTGGCTCAAGCAAATGTATGGTGAGCAACCCAATAACTGGTCAGATGCACATAACGATATTGAAAAGTTTCGCTACACCATCAATTCACTCACTCGCATGAGATATTGCTTTGCCGATGGTTCACTCGAATTTCTGCAAAAATCAGCCCCTAGTACATTAATAAATCAGTCTAACCCAAGCCAACTGACGCCTTGGTTTAATTTAACTAAACTACCTGATGATCATTATTGGTTATTTGGCCATTGGGCATCACTCATGGGCAAAACTCATAAAGCTAATATGCTTGCGCTAGATACAGGCTGCGTTTGGGGAAATTACTTAACCATGTTACGCTGGCACGACAAAAAAGTATTTATTGAA
- the lptD gene encoding LPS assembly protein LptD — protein MFFSRQSLLIISFVSTLIIFSDELLANNHELKSQGPATMPMLCPIPTYKEIATGRANVTDDTINIFSKYASIERDLITQFSGGVTLIDKSQKILADELAFNRLSMELKAIGNIHYQSNNINIFADALSASKAQNSTTMTSASYQLDGNPGHGSAAQLLVTTDGQLNLIDSTFTTCLDETPDWQIKASEINLSATGDFGEAYHAQFRVLDVPVLYIPYFSFPVSQKRTTGFLYPKISSSSNSGLEVETPFYWNIAENYDATITPHYMSKRGLQLQTEFRYLVGLQAGQIDIEYLNKDKALKANDDPRYLARLQHVGTFSDNFRAYVDYTTMSDDNYLVDIGSRQYNSNDAYLYQIGELAYFGENWQTTFKLQDFEVLGNHQPSYKTLPHIEIAAQQPLNFLSSQLELYSELSSFQSAEENQVEANRYHVEAGLTLPVSTPAWFFNSELRLMHTYYQQDNIQLGSDLEDTVQRTLPKVRFHGGINFDRQMTAFGSNYRHTFEPQLQYLYIPDKDQSNIGLYDTTNLQDDFNGLFRDRRFSGLDRIAGANQYTWGITSRILDESNLEVFRLSVGRIQYLSENEKSQDSELLNLSSTSFALENQESSVAADVFYRINHQWQISGDIQYNTQENFTNKGQVNLDYQFNKYNTVQLNHRYARNVSGNSLEQVSLLTSVAINTNWAFVGRLTQDLRQSRSLESYAGFQYESCCWAIRLAYHRHINSNLDDEDFINENRDEFDSGIMVQFIIKGLDGKQSAIGTQEMFNDSIFGYKRPYYLNN, from the coding sequence ATGTTTTTTTCCCGACAATCATTGTTGATTATCTCCTTTGTCAGCACATTAATTATTTTTTCAGATGAATTATTGGCAAATAATCATGAATTAAAAAGCCAAGGGCCAGCTACTATGCCGATGCTCTGCCCTATCCCAACCTATAAAGAAATAGCTACCGGTAGAGCAAATGTTACTGATGACACCATTAACATCTTCTCAAAGTACGCCAGTATTGAACGAGATCTCATCACGCAATTTAGTGGCGGCGTTACCTTAATTGATAAAAGCCAGAAAATATTAGCCGATGAACTGGCCTTTAATCGCTTATCTATGGAACTAAAAGCCATTGGTAATATCCACTACCAAAGCAATAATATTAATATCTTTGCCGACGCACTAAGCGCGAGCAAAGCTCAAAACTCAACCACCATGACATCGGCGTCCTATCAACTTGATGGCAACCCAGGTCATGGTAGTGCGGCACAATTATTGGTAACCACTGACGGCCAATTAAATTTAATCGACTCAACCTTTACCACCTGTTTAGATGAAACTCCGGATTGGCAAATAAAAGCCAGTGAAATTAACTTATCCGCAACAGGTGATTTTGGTGAGGCTTATCATGCACAATTTCGCGTTCTTGATGTACCGGTTTTATATATTCCGTACTTCTCGTTTCCAGTTTCGCAAAAGCGTACTACGGGCTTTCTCTACCCGAAAATATCAAGTTCTAGCAACTCAGGTTTAGAAGTAGAAACGCCATTTTACTGGAATATTGCCGAGAATTATGATGCGACCATTACACCGCACTATATGTCTAAGCGCGGCCTACAACTACAAACAGAATTTAGATATTTAGTCGGCTTACAAGCAGGCCAAATCGATATTGAGTATTTAAATAAAGATAAAGCCTTAAAGGCAAATGACGATCCAAGATATTTAGCTCGCCTTCAACACGTTGGTACCTTTTCTGATAACTTCCGTGCTTATGTTGATTACACCACCATGAGTGATGATAACTACTTAGTTGATATTGGTAGTCGCCAATACAACTCAAATGATGCCTACTTATACCAAATTGGTGAACTGGCCTATTTCGGTGAAAACTGGCAAACCACATTTAAATTACAAGATTTCGAGGTTTTAGGTAATCACCAACCCAGCTATAAAACACTACCTCATATTGAAATTGCCGCCCAACAACCACTCAACTTTCTTTCAAGTCAGTTAGAGTTATATTCTGAGTTAAGTAGCTTTCAATCAGCAGAAGAAAACCAAGTTGAGGCAAATCGCTATCACGTTGAAGCAGGATTAACCTTGCCAGTATCAACACCAGCCTGGTTCTTTAACTCAGAGCTGCGTTTAATGCACACCTATTACCAACAAGATAATATTCAGTTAGGTAGTGACTTAGAAGATACGGTACAACGAACCTTGCCTAAAGTACGTTTTCACGGTGGCATTAATTTTGACCGCCAGATGACAGCATTTGGTAGCAACTACCGCCATACTTTTGAGCCACAGCTTCAGTACCTTTATATTCCAGATAAAGATCAAAGCAATATTGGCTTATACGATACAACCAATTTACAAGATGACTTTAACGGTTTATTTAGAGACAGACGCTTTAGTGGTTTAGATAGAATTGCTGGTGCAAATCAATACACTTGGGGTATCACTAGTAGAATTTTAGACGAGTCTAACCTAGAGGTCTTTCGCTTAAGTGTAGGTCGCATTCAGTACCTTTCTGAGAATGAAAAGTCGCAAGACAGTGAGTTATTAAACCTTAGCAGCACAAGTTTCGCCCTTGAAAATCAAGAATCATCGGTTGCTGCTGACGTGTTTTATCGTATCAACCATCAATGGCAAATAAGCGGTGACATTCAATATAACACGCAAGAAAACTTCACCAACAAAGGCCAAGTGAACCTAGATTATCAATTTAACAAATATAACACAGTTCAATTGAACCATAGATATGCACGCAATGTCTCAGGTAATAGCCTTGAACAAGTTTCTTTACTAACCAGTGTTGCTATCAACACCAATTGGGCGTTTGTTGGTCGCTTAACACAAGATTTAAGACAAAGCCGTAGTCTGGAAAGCTATGCAGGTTTTCAATATGAAAGTTGTTGTTGGGCAATTCGCTTAGCTTATCATCGTCATATTAATTCAAACTTAGACGATGAAGACTTTATCAATGAAAACCGCGATGAATTTGATAGTGGAATTATGGTACAGTTCATTATTAAAGGGCTTGATGGCAAACAATCTGCAATTGGTACACAGGAAATGTTTAACGACAGTATATTTGGTTATAAACGACCATATTACTTAAACAATTAG
- the rsmA gene encoding 16S rRNA (adenine(1518)-N(6)/adenine(1519)-N(6))-dimethyltransferase RsmA: MSSNAHLGHQAKKRFGQNFLHNDAIISSIVDAINPEPNESLIEIGPGLGALTEPVIERAGKLSVVELDRDLAHRLRHHPFLAPHLTIYEIDALKFDFAKLATDDKPLRIFGNLPYNISTPLIFHLLTFKDKVQDMHFMLQKEVVERMAAGPDCKAYGRLSIMTQYQCQVVPVMEIGPEAFKPAPKVDSAIVRLIPHKEIKNPVKDINALNTVCLTAFNQRRKTIRNSFKNLITSEQLTSLNIDPSLRPENLSIDDYIKLANFIVDNPPAVPESKAKKRAAKHLSE; the protein is encoded by the coding sequence ATGAGCAGTAACGCCCATTTAGGCCATCAGGCCAAAAAACGATTTGGCCAAAACTTTTTACATAATGATGCCATCATTAGCAGTATTGTCGATGCGATTAACCCTGAGCCTAATGAAAGCTTAATTGAAATTGGTCCCGGCTTAGGAGCGCTAACAGAGCCTGTTATTGAGCGTGCTGGTAAGCTATCGGTAGTTGAATTAGATAGAGATCTGGCACATCGTTTACGTCATCACCCATTTTTAGCGCCGCATCTAACCATTTATGAAATTGATGCACTCAAATTTGATTTCGCTAAATTAGCTACGGATGACAAGCCATTAAGAATTTTTGGCAACTTGCCGTACAATATTTCCACGCCACTGATTTTCCACCTACTAACCTTTAAAGATAAAGTACAAGATATGCACTTTATGTTGCAAAAAGAAGTGGTAGAACGTATGGCTGCTGGTCCTGACTGTAAAGCCTATGGCCGTTTATCTATTATGACGCAATACCAATGCCAAGTTGTGCCTGTGATGGAAATAGGCCCAGAAGCATTTAAACCTGCGCCTAAAGTTGACTCGGCTATTGTGCGACTCATCCCACATAAAGAGATCAAAAACCCGGTAAAAGATATTAATGCTCTTAATACGGTATGTTTAACGGCCTTTAATCAACGTAGAAAAACCATACGTAATAGCTTTAAAAACCTGATAACTAGTGAGCAGTTAACGAGTCTAAATATTGATCCGAGTTTACGCCCTGAAAATTTATCTATCGATGACTATATAAAACTAGCGAATTTTATCGTCGATAACCCACCTGCTGTGCCTGAGTCAAAAGCGAAAAAACGTGCAGCCAAGCATTTAAGTGAATAA
- a CDS encoding DUF3530 family protein — protein MSIQTAVIICIITLLGFAANTVHGQQSEPEKTPETTPASNAAPESTNKSENTDGIVMPIPRIKQQKQDINHYLAKEKVSPILAGPDDYLTIVNRYTSANSKGVAILLPDWQQGATNPKAIHFLQESLPSHGWTTITVQPDNKPANFPSSAIDSNEQIEADKATIQAYKTKLSTMFKVLMTKAKEHPGVVLVIAQGNHAAMLVDLIDNEQNEAANALIMLSSFLDANPSQQSAINNAFAQQVAQSEYPIFDVLLNYDHPLAITGAKERLMYAKQEMKVYYRQRQLNNSNTGYYPEKELIRQINSWLRAIGW, from the coding sequence GTGAGCATTCAAACGGCTGTTATTATTTGTATTATTACCTTGCTAGGTTTTGCTGCCAATACTGTGCATGGCCAACAAAGTGAGCCTGAGAAAACACCCGAGACGACTCCCGCAAGTAATGCAGCCCCTGAGAGCACAAATAAGTCTGAAAATACCGATGGCATTGTTATGCCAATCCCACGCATTAAGCAACAAAAACAGGATATAAATCATTATTTGGCGAAAGAAAAAGTATCACCAATTTTAGCCGGCCCTGATGATTACCTCACCATAGTCAATAGATACACAAGCGCAAACAGTAAAGGCGTTGCCATTTTATTACCTGATTGGCAGCAAGGGGCAACCAACCCTAAAGCCATACACTTTTTACAAGAAAGTTTACCAAGTCACGGCTGGACTACGATTACGGTTCAGCCTGACAATAAACCGGCAAACTTTCCCTCAAGCGCTATTGATTCAAACGAGCAAATTGAAGCAGATAAAGCAACAATTCAAGCCTATAAAACTAAGTTAAGCACTATGTTTAAGGTATTAATGACGAAAGCAAAAGAGCACCCAGGCGTTGTGCTAGTTATTGCTCAAGGAAACCATGCGGCTATGCTAGTGGATTTAATCGACAATGAGCAAAATGAAGCAGCAAATGCCCTTATCATGCTAAGTAGCTTTTTAGATGCTAATCCGAGTCAACAATCTGCTATTAATAACGCCTTTGCCCAGCAAGTGGCTCAAAGTGAATACCCTATTTTTGATGTCTTATTAAACTATGATCACCCTTTAGCGATAACAGGTGCAAAAGAGCGATTGATGTATGCTAAGCAGGAAATGAAAGTCTATTACCGACAAAGGCAACTCAATAATAGCAACACAGGTTATTACCCTGAAAAAGAGTTAATCAGACAAATAAATAGCTGGCTGCGCGCTATTGGTTGGTAG
- the djlA gene encoding co-chaperone DjlA: protein MRFWGKILGFIFGFMLSKTIIGALIGTWLGHLFDKGRGFDFDGIAAGKEDDVSRQAAFFYTTFSVMGNVAKAKGQVTSHEIAFASAYMNKLGLTNELKQQAQDAFREGKSLNFPLKERLRKFKRLMGNRHDLLLMFLEIQIQVAFSDGQLDKHERAVLHTIAKYLGYSARELDNLLEMIIAGAAFHQQGGQSYGHSSSAPASATQLESAYKVLGVSKEAPMKDIKKAYKKLMSQHHPDKLIAKGLPPEMMESAKQKTQDIQAAYDLINKHNK, encoded by the coding sequence ATGCGTTTTTGGGGAAAAATACTCGGGTTTATTTTTGGTTTTATGTTAAGTAAAACTATTATTGGCGCCCTAATTGGAACATGGCTTGGTCATTTATTTGATAAAGGCAGGGGTTTTGATTTTGATGGCATAGCAGCTGGCAAAGAAGATGATGTTTCTCGTCAGGCGGCCTTCTTTTATACCACCTTCTCTGTGATGGGCAATGTCGCTAAGGCGAAAGGGCAAGTTACTAGCCATGAAATTGCTTTTGCTAGCGCTTACATGAATAAGTTGGGTTTAACTAATGAGCTTAAACAACAAGCTCAAGATGCTTTTCGTGAAGGTAAATCACTTAACTTTCCATTAAAAGAGCGGCTGCGTAAATTTAAACGTTTAATGGGCAATCGCCATGATTTGCTATTAATGTTTTTAGAAATTCAAATTCAAGTGGCATTTTCTGATGGTCAGTTAGATAAACACGAGCGCGCAGTATTACATACCATAGCAAAATATTTAGGCTATTCTGCCAGAGAGTTAGATAATTTACTGGAAATGATTATTGCTGGTGCGGCTTTTCATCAACAAGGTGGCCAAAGTTACGGTCATTCAAGCTCTGCACCTGCCAGTGCTACGCAACTAGAAAGCGCCTATAAGGTGCTGGGCGTGAGTAAAGAGGCGCCGATGAAGGATATCAAAAAGGCTTATAAGAAGTTAATGTCGCAGCATCACCCAGATAAATTGATTGCTAAAGGTCTACCGCCAGAAATGATGGAAAGTGCTAAACAAAAAACGCAAGATATTCAGGCAGCGTACGATTTAATTAATAAGCATAATAAATAA